ATTAAATTTTGTGTTAGAAAAATTGATTCATTGTATTCTGCAAAGGCAGATCATGATTGGGTTTTTGATAACCGCCATACACTAGAACAAATGGCCAAAGAAAATAAAGTTCCAGCGAGTCTACCCGATATGTATGCAATAAGAAATGAGTTAACAAGACAAAAATTCCCTCTTCTAGATATTGATTTGGAAATGAAACCTTTTATAGATATTGCAATAGATAGATTCTATACATATGAATGTGGTTCTCCTGCAGAAGCAGCAAAATATAAGGGAAGGAAAGCCATGGAAGACATCATGAAGCAAATGAGGGCAAAGCACAATAGAAATGCAAAAACAGCATTAAGAGATTCAAGGGGAAAACATTCTCAGGAACCAGTTGCTTTTGCAGGTAGAAGATAAATACTTAACTTTCAAAGGAATGAGGAGTGCTTATATCGGATATGCGTCATTATATACTATCCGATACGTTCTTTGATAGTCTCCATAGATTAAAGCAATATCGGATAGATAGTTTTTTAAACTATCCGATATATAACTAATTTATGCCAATTGATGAAAATATTTTCGAAAGAATCCTCCGAAAGAGAAAAGAACTAGATAAACTTAGACCATTCAATCAGGGTGCTCTAAAGAAACTACGCGAAACATTTAATGTTGAACTTACCTATAATTCAAATGCTATAGAGGGGAACTCCCTCACGCTTAATGAAACGCGTCTTGTTTTGGAAGAAGGGATAACTATTGGCGGAAAACCACTTAAGGAACATTTAGAAGTCACAAATCATCAAAAGGCAATAGAGTTTGTTGAAATGCTGGTGAAAAAGCCAAAGGTTGAAGAAATTGATGTTCTGAATATTCATGCACTCATTTTAGATAGAATTGATCCTCAAAATGCAGGTTTTTACAGAAATTGCGCAGTTAGAATCACTGGAACGACATATTTTCCCCCAAACCCCGTAAAGGTGCCTAATTTAATCCAAGAGGTATACTCACTATTGAATTCAAAACCTGGTGAACCCATTGAAACTGCGGCAATGATACACCTGAAATTTGTCAACATCCACCCGTTTGTTGATGGGAACGGCCGGACTGCGCGTTTATTGCTGAACCTTTATCTTATGCGGCATGGTTATCCCCCAGTTATTATTTTGCGTGCAGAACGTAAGAAGTATATTAACTCTTTGGTGCTTGCCCAGATGAAAAATGATTACCAATCGTTTATAGATTTTATAGCCAAGGCAGTTGAGCGCTCGCTTGACATTTACTTGGATTGTCTGGGAACAAATCCAAAAGAGTATTTCAGTTTAGCTGAGGCGTCAAAGCATAGTAAATACAGTATGGAATACCTTAGTTTGCTTGCTCGCACTGGCAAAATCGAGGCAGTTAAGTTTGGCCGCAACTGGAAAATAACAAAAGAAGCCATTGAGGAATATGAAAAAGAACACGGTGGAAAGTGATCCTCGCTTGGAGAATTGATCATATATCCAGTTTTGTGTATGTTGTGTGGTTTTTAATTATACTTTTGTTTCTTACAGGAAACAAATTTATACTTTTTCGTTTCTTACAGGAAACAGAATATATGATCTTGTTTCCTAAAGGAAACAATTGAAAATAGAAATAAAAAAATTTCACGTTTGTTTTTGAAAAGTTTAAATATAAATGTAAAAAATAGAAGTAAGAACTTGACTGATTAATTTAAAAATATTTTGTATAATATTATATTTGGGGTGTTAAAATGGGAGATATTAGATCAAAAACTGATGAGATAAATAGACGTTTTTGTGAATTAAAACAATTTGGAGTTCCAAAAAATACAATTAATACTATTTTAAATAATGAAATTAAAACAAGACAAGAAGCAGTCAATAAAAAAATCTACTCTATTGTTGAATCAATGAAAGAAGTAACTATAATATTAGAAGGATATGATATAATTGAAAGTATTTTATGTGGAATAGATAATGGTAGAACAAAACTAATTGAAATGAATAAAGATAATCTTGGAAAACTATTTTTAACAAGTAAAGATATATTTTTATTAAAATTATTAATTGCACAAAAATTTTTAGGATCTAATGATAAAGAGTTAAAAGAAGCAATTAATATATTAATAACAGGCAATCCAGAAACGTTTAGTATGCCAGAAATAACAAATTCATCTTCTTCACATATGCATTGGTGTGAAGAAAATAACTTATTTTTTGATTCTGAAGGACAAGTATTTGCAATTTCAAAAGAACCAATAATTTCAGATGCGCCTGAAGAAAAACATATTGTTAATTTGATGACAAATAAAGGTAAATTTGAAATAATTGATCAAGGATATAAACCACTTTCACTAAATTCAAAAATAAAATTAGAAGGCGAGATTACATATAATATATCAATATGTGATACTTTTGAAGGAGAGAGACTCAAATTTGAAGGAAAAATTGTTTTAACTGTCAAAACAGCAGATGAATCTAGTATTTGATAATATGATTTTTATATTTTAAGGCTGTACCCATTCTATTTCATAGTATTCATACTTGCTTCCTGGGAGATCTATACGTTTTACTAAATAATAAGTAACTGAAGTTTCTCTATCTGCTATTGCTAATAATAATTGAAGACCTGCTTCTGCGCATTCTTCAATTGCTTCTGATAGTTCTTGTCCTCCAATATATTCTTCTTCACTTAATGAGAGCATTAAATATTTTGGTTTTCCATCTTTTGGTATTTCAATTCCACCTTTTACACGATGATATAAAATAAAATCTAAATTAGTCTTTTTTTCTTTTTCACTTTCTTTTTCACCAGGAATTGCTAAAATAAAAGTTTTTTTAACTGAGTGCGCAACTCTAATGGCTCTTGCCCATTCTGAAATTATCATTTTGCTTGCTTTTGGAAAAATATGAACTACATGTTTTGAGTGTATCCAATCTTTTATATCTCTTATTGGGCTTGCGCCAGGGAAATATAATCTAAAATGAGTTCCAAATTTAAATCCAGTTTTTAATATAAATCCCATTTGTCTCCAATCTTCATAAACTTCATACATTAATTTGAAGTTTTTATGTATTTTTTTTCCTGCTTCTTCAACATCTTTTTTTGTTGCATTTCTTAATGCAAAATTAGAGTAATTTAATAAAAATAAAGTCTCATAAATATCTAATTTTGATATATTGCCTCTTTTTTCAGCTTTATAGGATGCATATTGTCCAATCCAATATTTATCATATAATTCCTTTCCTGCAATAGATTCATCAATTATAGATATTAAATCATCCTCAAAAAATAATCCTTCTATTGAGTATTTATCAAAATTTATTTTTTTTGAAGGATATTTTTTAATTGGGCTTCTATCATATTTTGTATCTAATTCTTTAATAGGTCTAGCAATTAATCCCCTATCTCTCCAGTCTTTATATGTAAAATATCTAGCCATTAATTTTTTTTCTTTTAGAAACATAAATGCAACATCATTAAAAGAATATGAATTTCCTGATTCATCATAACATTTGGCATTTCTTATGTCTATTAAATAAAGAGCTTCTTCTGGAAATAAAGTAATAATTCCTTTTTCCATTGTTCCATAGTAACTTTTAGATAATGAACCAACAGATGAAGGATCACTTACCTTAATTTCCTTTTTTTTAATATTAATATCTAATGTAACTGCCATACAAATCACAAATTAAAAGAAATAACTAACTTTTTGTTTTTCTTCATATATTACTGTATCTATTATTTCTTTCATTTCTTTTTTATTAGGTAATCCTTCACAAATCACTTCTCCATTTATGATAATAGAGGGTGTGGATTCAATATCATATCCTTCTGCTCTTTCTTGTCCTTCTTCAGTTAAAAGACTTACTTCTTTTATAATAACTCCTTTCATTTCTTTTGTAACTTTTTTTATTAATTTAACTGCTTTAGGAGAATGAATGCAATTAGGTGAAGTGATTATTTCAACATATATTGTCATACTAAAACCTCTTACTTATTAAGATCTGTTCTTATTTAAAAACGTATGTTTTATTCAATTAATATTTTATTCTCTTCACAACAAGAAATTTTTATATTATTAGAATAAGTTCCTTCTGTAAATTCACATAAAACTTTTTCGGTGGCTGAATTATTTTTATAAATCAAACGCATAGTCTCAAAATTTGGCATTTCTAAAGAATAATTCTCTAATTGAAGGTGTATATTTCTACTATTACCTTTTCCTAAAATACAAATATTATTTACTGTATTTGATATTTCTTGAACAGTTAAACGTATTCTTTGTTCTTCTAAAGATTTTTCTCCCTTTTCTTTTACGTAACTTAATGATATCATAGATACTACTAAAATAGCTAAAAATATAGTAAAAACAATAAGAAATTCAATAGATACTTGTGCTTTCATATGAATCAATTATTCACTGCAAGGCCCATCTAAAACACATTTATTGTCTGTGCAGTTCCAAGTAGTTTCATTTCCACAATCTATATCATCATAGCAGTATGAACCTTGAATTAAATTTGCTGTTTGGCAATCAAGTATTTTTCCTGTTTGGTCTACCTTTTCACCAAATTTTTCAGTCATCCCAGTTAATTGAACAGCTAAAAATACTGCAACTGCAAGAACTATTGCAAGAATAATCAACATTTCTGCCGAAATCTGTCCTTTCATTAACACACCCCATTATCTTATATATGAGAGATTTAAATCTCCCATATTTTGAATAGATTGATCTTTAGTTTGTTCTTGAATTTTATCTAATAATTTTTTATTTTCTTTTGCTTTGTTATCTAATTTTTTTGTGCTTAATTCAAGATCAAATATTTTTGATAAAACTTTAATCATTTCTTTTGCTGCATTTGCATCTACGTATCCACCATGTGTTTCTCCCATAATACATATTCCTTGTATATCTTTCATTCGTCCTAAAGAAAGAAGCAAGCCCGCTGCTCCAATTATAGCACCCTTAGTTTTTCCGAATTGAATATCAAATTTAGAATATTCTCCAATTAATTTTTCATCATTAACTGCTCCAAATATTTTTGGATTTTTAGTTCCTATTCCAGTTCCATATCCGCCGAGTGTAATTATTAATTTACAATCATTTTTTTTAATATAATCAATTATTACTTCAGTAATATTATATTGTGCTTCACTTGTAATTGCTTGTGTTTCTCCTATTAAAATTAATAAATCATTATCTTTTCTTTTAATTAAATAAAAATCATTTTTTATATCTTTTATTATTCCAGATTTTTGCATTATTACTTGGTGAGGAAAATGAGGAGAATATAATTCTGCAATTTTTTCTGCTTTTAATTCTTCAATTATTAAATCAGCAACTAATTTACCTACTAATCCAATTCCTGGAAGACCTTCTATTAAGATAGGTTTGTTCATTTTTACTTTTTTTATTTCTTTGATAAAGGTTTCCATTTATTTTTCCCTCTCTTTCTTTTCAAAAGATATTTCAACCACTTTATCTGCTGTTTTTTCTTTTATTGTTTTTATTATTTTTTCTAATGTTTTTTCTGCTGTTTTATAATCATCTGCTTCAATAGTGATTTCGTATCTAGGTGCGCCGACATATAAAATATCAATTAGTATATTTTTTGAAGATTTTATTCCGCTAAGAGTTTTTTTAATTATATCAACACCCTCAGGTTCATATACACACATATTTAATATGCCCCTAATAATTGCTTTTTGTTTTTTAATTGCTTTTTTTGATAAAATAATTAGTTCTTCTTCAAATTTTTTGGGTAATTTTAAATTTTTTAATGCCTCTTTTCCTTCTGCAGAAATTTCTTCTAAAGCATCAGATAATTCTCCAAATTCATCAATTAATTTATTTTTAATATCTTCAATTTCTTTATCTTTTAATTTTGATTGTTTTCCTGCTTGTTCTATTAGTTTATTTACTCTTTTATCTTTTCTTACAAAATCAATTTTTCTTTTTTTATCTGATTCAGTTACTTGTTTTAAAGAAAGATCTATCTGCCCCTTTTCTTTATCTACTTTTATTACTTTTGCAACATCTGATTTTCCTTCTGATACAAATTCATGAATATTTTTAATCCATCTTGATGCAACTTCAGAAATATGTACAAATCCTTCTTTTTTATATTCTTCTAAATCACAAAAAGCTCCATATGGCAGTATTTTTTTTATTTTAACTAAAACAAGTTCTCCTTCTTCTGGCATATTATCCAAATCAAATCACCTTATTTTGTTTTTGCTGTTACTTCTAATTTTTTCTTAGTTCTTGTGCCTATTACTCTTTGGTGTTTTTTACCGCATTCTTCACAAGTTAATACGACTTTTTGTCTTTTTCCTTGTTTTTTAATTGTTGGATTACCTTTTCTTTTTCCACCATAACCTTTCAATATTCTTTCATGTTTTCTAGATCCTTTTGTAGTTTTACCTCTTGCTTTTGAAGTAGATTCTACTTTTGCTTTATGTGTTGTGTGTTTTTTACATTTTGGACAATATGTTTTTGTTTCTTTTGGATATTTCATAATTATCACCCTAGTTTTGCCATTTCAGCTTTTATTAAAAAAGTTACTTCTGCTTCTGGTAATTCTTTTTCTTGTTCTGGTTCAAAAGGACCATACAAAATTCCATCCATTCCAGTATAAGCAGGTACATTCTTTACGATTTTTACCTTTTTTAATACTTTCGTTTTTGTTTTTTCTGTTTTTTTCTCTATTATTGTCTCAAATCTTGATTTATGAGATTCCATTAGAGATTTAATATCTTCAAATAAATTAATTTCTTCTTGTGTCATTCCGTCTTTATCTTCTCCAGTACTTTGAATTGTTCTTAAGAGAATTTTATGCTGTCTCACTTGAAATATATTTCTTAAGACTTTAATTGTATTTTCATATTCTTTTATTTTATTTATTGAATGATCTGTTTCAACTTCTTGTTTTTTTGATTTTATATAACTTTCTAAATTGTTATAAAAATTATTTTCTAAATTTGCCAGAACCATTGACTCCTTTTCTTCTGATAGTAATTTTCTTAATTGAGCATAGTTTAATTCAGACATATCAATATTTTTAAGAGAAACACCTTAAAAGGCTTTCTTTTATTCTAGCATGGACACTCGTTTTCCTTTTGAACAGCCCATTTTTATGTGTGTTTCTACTCCTCCTGTAATTGATTTTCTATTTTTTCCAATTATTTGATTTTTTAATCTATCTGCGAGTTCATGTAGTTTTGCTCTTGCATTAAGATTTGTTATTTCATCTATACTCCTAATTTGATTCATTAAAAAAAGAATGCTTTCTTCATCTCCTTTGCAAATGGAAGTCAATTTAGTTTTTATATATTCTAAAAGTTTTTCATGTGTACTTGCTATTTGAACTGCAAGAACTATTTTATCTTCATTTGAAATGTTATTCTGATTGATAAATAATTCAAAAATTTCTTTTTTATATAATAGTAATTCTTTTTCACTAATTGAATTTCCATTATCTAACATTAAATAAGTTAATTCACCAAAATATTTTAATTCATCAAAACTTTTATCTTTTAATTCTTTCACAAATTTTTCTGCTGTTACTCTTTTTTCTATTAAAGAAATTATCCATTCAAAATTTTCTTTTTTCATTTTGTTCACCTTTGTTATTATTTATATTATTTAGTGAACAATATATATGTAATTACGGGTTTATAAAACTTTCAGTTATGCCATAAAAAGTATATATTTTTAAATCTTTAATGCAAAACATGTTTATGGAACTTAATGCTGATCTTGAGAATAAAATTAAAGAAGTAGCTCTTAGATATATGGAAAATGCAAGACCAAATTGGGATGTTCCGCATATGTATGCAACTGTTTTTTATATAAAAAAACTTATTGAAAAAGAAGGAGGAAATCCAAATATATTAATACCAACAATGTATCTTCATGATATTGGGTATGCAGGACTTATTTCTGAGCCATACTCTTTTGAACATATTGAAAAAGTAAAGCAGAATCATATGAAAATTGGTGCAGAACTTTCTGAAAAATACTCAAAAAAATAGGTGGTTTTTCAGATGAAGAAATCAAAAGAATTACTTTTTTAATAAGAAATCATGATGAATTAGATAAAATAACTGATTTAGATTTCCAATTAATTTTTGAAGCTGATTCTTTAGCACAAATTGATTTAGATAGATCCATATCTAATTTTGGGAGAGAAGATTATCTAAAATTTTTAAATAAATTTGAAACACAAAGAATCCCAATTTTCAAAACTAAAACAGGTTTGAAATTTTTAAATAAACTTTGGCCAAAAACAAAAGAATATTTAAATACACTCTAATTTTTATTGATTTTTGCATATCGTTTGCATAATAAGAATAAAGCATAATTTTCTTCTGTTTTTATTTTATCTCCTTTTTTAAATGAAGTATAGGTTTTATTATTAAATTCCATTTCTTTTATATTTTCTATTATCTCTATTTCATAATCTATTTCTTTATCTGAAAATACAATTGCATCTTTTAATGGTTCAAATGAATTTAAATCTCTAATTTTAATTGCACATAAAGAACTTCCTGCATGCAGTGTATTAGGCACACGGATTAATCTTGCTAAATCAATAGTAACATTAACATCTATATCCTGCGATAAATTAACTCCCAAACTTAAAAGATCTTCTTCTAATTTTTGTTTTTTTATAGATTTCATTATCATTGTCCAGTTTCCATTTTTAAGAACATTTTTCCAATTATCTGCGAATAATTTTTCTTTTGCTTTTATTGGTTTATATCTTTCTGGATTATTCATCACAAAACGTGCTAATCTTCCTCTATATCCATGATCATTTGGTGTTGGTCCAATAAATTTACCATCACCAGTTTTTTTAATTATTGAATCTAAATTCAATCCAGTTCCATTTATATATTCAACAATTTCTCTTCTTTCTTTTCTATCTAATTCTCTTATTTTTTCATTTCTTATGTGAATATGATATCCATTTGAACCTGAAAAATTTATATTTAGGTCTTTTTTTGAAAAACCAAAATCTGTTAAAAGAAAATCTTCAACTAAATGAATTGTTCTATCTTTAACTTCTTTTAAATCATTTATTATGTCTCCAGTTTTATTTGCGTCTAAATCAAATATTAAATCAGCACCAAACCATTCTTTTTTTTCCATAGGTCTCATTTCAGGATATAAATAATATGCAGAGGAATGTGAGATATAAAAAGGAATATCTTTTTTTAAATAAGTATTAAGATCTTGGTCAGTATTAAATGATAAATGTCTCATCTCTATTTTTTTGTCCCAGCTTCCAATACCAAATTCTCTTTTATTTATATCAGGTATTTCAATAGAATTTTTTTCATAATATTCTTTGAATTTATCTTTAACTTTTTCTTCTGTTTTATCCATTATTATCAAACCTTTTTTTATATTTTAAAGGATTAAAACATCCACAGTCATTTATGCATAATCCATATGTTTTTAGAGTTGTACAAGAAGGCATAGAATATTCTTTTTTCATTATATAATTTATTTGATATTCTGAAATATTTAAATTAAAATCTGGGCTGTTTGAAAATATAGCAAGTATTTCTTCCTTTGTTTTTCCTATACTATAAAGATATATAGCTAATGACCATCTAGAATGGTGGGATAAATTTTTGTTTTGATATATTTCATCTAAAAGTTTTTTCATACATGGTGCAGTTTCCCCGCTAAATTTAATTTCTTTTACTTCTGGTTTTGGAAGGTATATTTCAATTTCTTTAGCTGCTTCAATTATTTTTTCTTTATATGTTTCTGGAATTTTTTGTTTTCTAGGAAGTGTTTTTTCAATTCTTTGTCTTACTGCTTCTTCTATTACTCTGTTTCTTTCATGTTTTGTTAATTTTACATATCCATTAGAAAGTTCTTTATTAATTAAAAAATATTCTGGTGAACCAGGTGAAGATTTAAGATACTCAGAAAAATATAATAAATAATTTTCACCTTCTTTTTCAAAATTTAATTCTAAATCCTTTGAAATTTTTTTAATATTTGTTTCATTTTCCTCATTGATGTATTCTCTAGTTTTTTTTGATTCTGCAACTGAATATTTTGCAGAAAAATATCTATTATCTAATGCAGCGATTATCATTCTTGATACTGCATAGCTGATTAATTCATCTTCAAATAGGTTATCTTGAAATTCAAAAAATTTTTGTATATTATTATTTATATTATCAACTATTCTTTTTTTTGCTTTTGTGATTATCTCTTCTTTTATTTCAATTTCTTTTGAACTTATATAATCTTTAGCATATTTGGTAAAAGGGTATTTTGCATAGAATAAGAGAAGTTCGTTTACCATAATATTACTTATAATTAGCTATTTTTAATTATATCTATATTTTTTCCCATTTCTCTATTTCTCCTTTTTTAATATTAAATAATGGGTGTGGTTTGATTTTTTTTATTTTTTTAATTTCCTTATATTTATTTTTATCTCTTTTTTTCAATTTTTTCTTTAAGTGTTCAAATTCATATTCTATTTGTTTATTTGTTATTAAGATTGTTTTTTTTGTTTTTCTTCCTAATTTTGTTTTATCAAAGTTATATTTTCTATTTTCTGCCTCTTTTTGAATATAATATAAGTAAGTATTAATCATTAATATTTTATCTTTATTTTTTTTAAATCTTATTAATTGAGGATGATTTTTGTATCCCTTTGTTTGGTTTTTTAATACTTTTTTTGCTAATAAGGATTCTCGCCATAAAGCAATTAGTCCGATTTTATCTAAATATTTTGGATGAATACTCCACAATCTCATTTCAATACCTTTCCAGTTTCAATATACCATAAATAAAGATCTAATTCTCCTAAAGTTATATTTAATTTTTTTGCTATTTTTGTAAGTATTTTTTCAATTTCTAAATATTTATTTTTAGTTAAAGTTTTTGGTTTTTTAATTAATTTGTGTTTAACTAATAAATCAATTATATGAAAATCAATTATTGCATAATTTAAATATCCAATATTTCTTAAAAAATGACTTGCTTCTTTGTAGCCTATGCCTTTGATGTTTTTAACAATCCATTCTCTTAATTCATTTCCTTTTTTTTGTTCTAATGTTTTTTTTAAATCAATAATTTTATTTCTGTTTGAATAAATATAATCTGCTCTTATATTTGGAAATCTATATTTTTCTTTCTTTAATCTTTCT
The sequence above is drawn from the Candidatus Micrarchaeia archaeon genome and encodes:
- a CDS encoding Fic family protein, with the protein product MDENIFERILRKRKELDKLRPFNQGALKKLRETFNVELTYNSNAIEGNSLTLNETRLVLEEGITIGGKPLKEHLEVTNHQKAIEFVEMLVKKPKVEEIDVLNIHALILDRIDPQNAGFYRNCAVRITGTTYFPPNPVKVPNLIQEVYSLLNSKPGEPIETAAMIHLKFVNIHPFVDGNGRTARLLLNLYLMRHGYPPVIILRAERKKYINSLVLAQMKNDYQSFIDFIAKAVERSLDIYLDCLGTNPKEYFSLAEASKHSKYSMEYLSLLARTGKIEAVKFGRNWKITKEAIEEYEKEHGGK
- the priS gene encoding DNA primase catalytic subunit PriS is translated as MDKTEEKVKDKFKEYYEKNSIEIPDINKREFGIGSWDKKIEMRHLSFNTDQDLNTYLKKDIPFYISHSSAYYLYPEMRPMEKKEWFGADLIFDLDANKTGDIINDLKEVKDRTIHLVEDFLLTDFGFSKKDLNINFSGSNGYHIHIRNEKIRELDRKERREIVEYINGTGLNLDSIIKKTGDGKFIGPTPNDHGYRGRLARFVMNNPERYKPIKAKEKLFADNWKNVLKNGNWTMIMKSIKKQKLEEDLLSLGVNLSQDIDVNVTIDLARLIRVPNTLHAGSSLCAIKIRDLNSFEPLKDAIVFSDKEIDYEIEIIENIKEMEFNNKTYTSFKKGDKIKTEENYALFLLCKRYAKINKN
- a CDS encoding 50S ribosomal protein L44e, giving the protein MKYPKETKTYCPKCKKHTTHKAKVESTSKARGKTTKGSRKHERILKGYGGKRKGNPTIKKQGKRQKVVLTCEECGKKHQRVIGTRTKKKLEVTAKTK
- a CDS encoding class III signal peptide-containing protein; the protein is MKGQISAEMLIILAIVLAVAVFLAVQLTGMTEKFGEKVDQTGKILDCQTANLIQGSYCYDDIDCGNETTWNCTDNKCVLDGPCSE
- a CDS encoding S1 RNA-binding domain-containing protein → MPEEGELVLVKIKKILPYGAFCDLEEYKKEGFVHISEVASRWIKNIHEFVSEGKSDVAKVIKVDKEKGQIDLSLKQVTESDKKRKIDFVRKDKRVNKLIEQAGKQSKLKDKEIEDIKNKLIDEFGELSDALEEISAEGKEALKNLKLPKKFEEELIILSKKAIKKQKAIIRGILNMCVYEPEGVDIIKKTLSGIKSSKNILIDILYVGAPRYEITIEADDYKTAEKTLEKIIKTIKEKTADKVVEISFEKKEREK
- a CDS encoding thioredoxin family protein, which gives rise to MTIYVEIITSPNCIHSPKAVKLIKKVTKEMKGVIIKEVSLLTEEGQERAEGYDIESTPSIIINGEVICEGLPNKKEMKEIIDTVIYEEKQKVSYFF
- a CDS encoding N-glycosylase/DNA lyase; the protein is MKSEIKSKINLRLMEFKQRKTANEIFKELCFCILTANYTAEGGIRIQKSINNGFLTLNEEELKERLKKEKYRFPNIRADYIYSNRNKIIDLKKTLEQKKGNELREWIVKNIKGIGYKEASHFLRNIGYLNYAIIDFHIIDLLVKHKLIKKPKTLTKNKYLEIEKILTKIAKKLNITLGELDLYLWYIETGKVLK
- a CDS encoding HD domain-containing protein, which encodes MELNADLENKIKEVALRYMENARPNWDVPHMYATVFYIKKLIEKEGGNPNILIPTMYLHDIGYAGLISEPYSFEHIEKVKQNHMKIGAELSEKYSKK
- a CDS encoding proteasome assembly chaperone family protein, which translates into the protein METFIKEIKKVKMNKPILIEGLPGIGLVGKLVADLIIEELKAEKIAELYSPHFPHQVIMQKSGIIKDIKNDFYLIKRKDNDLLILIGETQAITSEAQYNITEVIIDYIKKNDCKLIITLGGYGTGIGTKNPKIFGAVNDEKLIGEYSKFDIQFGKTKGAIIGAAGLLLSLGRMKDIQGICIMGETHGGYVDANAAKEMIKVLSKIFDLELSTKKLDNKAKENKKLLDKIQEQTKDQSIQNMGDLNLSYIR
- the endA gene encoding tRNA-intron lyase, which codes for MAVTLDINIKKKEIKVSDPSSVGSLSKSYYGTMEKGIITLFPEEALYLIDIRNAKCYDESGNSYSFNDVAFMFLKEKKLMARYFTYKDWRDRGLIARPIKELDTKYDRSPIKKYPSKKINFDKYSIEGLFFEDDLISIIDESIAGKELYDKYWIGQYASYKAEKRGNISKLDIYETLFLLNYSNFALRNATKKDVEEAGKKIHKNFKLMYEVYEDWRQMGFILKTGFKFGTHFRLYFPGASPIRDIKDWIHSKHVVHIFPKASKMIISEWARAIRVAHSVKKTFILAIPGEKESEKEKKTNLDFILYHRVKGGIEIPKDGKPKYLMLSLSEEEYIGGQELSEAIEECAEAGLQLLLAIADRETSVTYYLVKRIDLPGSKYEYYEIEWVQP
- a CDS encoding pyrimidine dimer DNA glycosylase/endonuclease V, whose protein sequence is MRLWSIHPKYLDKIGLIALWRESLLAKKVLKNQTKGYKNHPQLIRFKKNKDKILMINTYLYYIQKEAENRKYNFDKTKLGRKTKKTILITNKQIEYEFEHLKKKLKKRDKNKYKEIKKIKKIKPHPLFNIKKGEIEKWEKI